One Phycisphaeraceae bacterium DNA window includes the following coding sequences:
- a CDS encoding SGNH/GDSL hydrolase family protein, with the protein MTHSDPPPSSSPSPAPGAKTSASRSRPSRTSLVIGTALVSVLFIALALAATEFVLRMMRPGPKVGSLVLDRELGWDRYPPTDPQVAATASSPDPPLRLLCMGDSFTHNTAWSRMLIDELNRRGIAVTGWEAGVSGYGQVQQALKLERILPELRPDLTVLLFYGWNDPRDNCPTPAIIYNPDMLDRPFLAESGAIEGPSRAGMALRDSELYRRLLEGPLFARSLDRTWRAMRLTGADPIAKADRRLVALYSDPKTWMPFYMPSQQGGAYVSRAWRDTERAMARIVEACAAHGSDLVVVGVDAPFTIDRDVFDAHVVTDPLYAPDDFDTGLPLARFSALAESLRVPEVRVAPALAEFARRSGGKIYDGDPGNLAGHFLREPQEVMVKLIADAIEVRLREKGERATPSAPAP; encoded by the coding sequence GTGACTCACTCGGATCCTCCGCCTTCTTCATCGCCATCACCTGCGCCTGGTGCGAAGACCTCGGCGTCGCGCTCGCGACCATCGCGAACCTCGCTGGTCATCGGCACCGCGCTGGTCAGCGTTCTCTTCATTGCCCTGGCGCTCGCGGCGACCGAGTTCGTCCTTCGCATGATGCGCCCGGGACCGAAGGTCGGGTCACTCGTGCTCGATCGTGAACTCGGATGGGATCGATATCCGCCGACCGATCCCCAGGTCGCGGCGACGGCGTCGTCGCCCGATCCCCCGCTTCGTCTGCTCTGCATGGGCGACAGTTTCACGCACAACACGGCGTGGAGCCGCATGCTCATCGACGAACTCAATCGACGCGGAATCGCGGTCACGGGCTGGGAGGCGGGAGTGTCGGGCTACGGACAGGTGCAGCAGGCGCTGAAGTTGGAGCGGATCCTGCCGGAGCTGCGCCCCGATCTCACGGTCCTGCTCTTCTACGGTTGGAACGACCCGCGCGACAACTGCCCGACGCCCGCGATCATCTACAACCCGGACATGCTCGATCGCCCGTTCCTCGCGGAGTCTGGGGCGATTGAAGGCCCATCGCGCGCGGGCATGGCCCTGCGCGACTCCGAGCTCTACCGTCGCCTGCTCGAAGGGCCGCTCTTTGCGCGCTCGCTCGATCGCACCTGGCGCGCCATGCGCTTGACCGGCGCCGATCCGATCGCCAAGGCCGATCGTCGCCTCGTGGCGCTCTACTCCGATCCGAAGACCTGGATGCCCTTCTACATGCCGTCACAGCAGGGTGGAGCCTATGTCTCCCGAGCGTGGCGCGATACCGAGCGGGCGATGGCGCGCATCGTCGAGGCCTGTGCCGCGCATGGGAGTGATCTTGTCGTCGTGGGTGTCGATGCCCCATTTACGATCGATCGCGATGTCTTCGATGCCCATGTCGTCACCGATCCGCTGTACGCCCCCGATGACTTCGACACGGGTCTTCCGCTGGCGCGCTTCTCGGCGCTCGCCGAGTCACTGCGTGTCCCCGAGGTGCGCGTGGCTCCCGCCCTCGCAGAGTTCGCGCGCCGCTCCGGTGGGAAGATCTACGACGGTGACCCCGGCAATCTCGCGGGCCACTTCCTGCGTGAGCCGCAGGAGGTGATGGTGAAGCTCATCGCGGATGCGATTGAGGTTCGCCTGCGCGAGAAGGGCGAGCGCGCGACACCATCTGCACCAGCGCCGTGA
- the asnB gene encoding asparagine synthase (glutamine-hydrolyzing), producing MCGICGWLSWERAPDPEIVRAMSETIIHRGPDAGGVRALGPMVLGHRRLSIIDLAASNDQPLSDHEGRAWIAFNGEIYNFRRVRRELESLGHRFRTHGDTEVILEAWKRWGEGCLERLEGMFAFALWDVPTQTLLLARDRLGEKPLFWAEVPAAQGGGVIFASEPKALLAHPGLARGVDPIGLGDFLSLNYTLGTTTLFKGVSRLEAAHVMTLSRGSAPRVRRYWDLAEVFRRKEMPRRGDDGVTEDTAATLRSAEATHSRPSERDLAEQLAARIDAVVAERMVSDVPLGAFLSGGVDSSTIVAAMTRAGDPSSVKTFTIGFEEKGYDEVAEAREVAMLLGIDHRDRTQTADAESVIRALTVAGDEPLADTSLMPTWFLSQFTREFVTVSLSGDGGDELFAGYETYAADRLHRRVRHIPRPLLGALRWGAEHLVPTTHGKVSFDYKLRQFLAGAELPFRRAHWWWRVIFGPESMRSLLRPDHASRVTAEHGFSEFDRHFREVDSCHWLDQASYVDIKTWMVDDILVKVDRATMAHSLESRAPFLDSGLVEFAAALPPSMKMRGSRKKHLLKESQRGRLPSTILDRKKKGFNAPVSSWFDGALKGFVRDALAEPALREWFEPAAIDTLVREHADRIRDHGLRLLSLVSFSLWLRRLNEPLTSLSARTATKIATTADDASIGSSASV from the coding sequence ATGTGCGGCATCTGCGGCTGGCTGAGCTGGGAGCGGGCCCCCGACCCCGAGATCGTTCGCGCGATGAGCGAAACGATCATCCATCGTGGCCCCGACGCCGGCGGTGTCAGGGCGCTGGGTCCGATGGTGCTCGGACACAGGCGCCTCTCGATCATCGATCTCGCTGCGTCGAACGACCAGCCTCTGTCGGACCACGAGGGCCGGGCGTGGATCGCCTTCAATGGGGAGATCTACAACTTCCGGCGCGTGCGGCGGGAGCTTGAGTCGCTCGGACATCGCTTCCGTACCCACGGAGACACGGAGGTCATTCTCGAAGCGTGGAAACGGTGGGGCGAGGGCTGCCTCGAGCGCCTCGAGGGCATGTTCGCCTTCGCCCTCTGGGATGTGCCCACCCAGACGCTGCTTCTCGCGCGGGACCGACTCGGCGAGAAGCCTCTCTTCTGGGCGGAGGTTCCGGCGGCGCAGGGCGGCGGAGTCATCTTCGCCAGCGAGCCGAAGGCGCTGCTCGCGCATCCGGGCTTGGCCCGTGGTGTCGACCCGATCGGTCTCGGTGACTTTCTCTCACTCAACTACACCCTGGGCACCACAACCCTCTTCAAGGGCGTCTCCCGACTTGAAGCTGCGCATGTTATGACGCTCTCGCGCGGTTCGGCGCCGCGCGTGCGGCGCTACTGGGATCTTGCCGAGGTGTTCCGCCGCAAGGAGATGCCGCGTCGAGGAGACGACGGCGTGACCGAGGACACCGCCGCGACGCTCCGGAGCGCCGAGGCGACTCACTCCCGCCCAAGCGAACGCGACCTCGCTGAGCAGCTCGCCGCTCGGATCGATGCCGTCGTCGCCGAGCGCATGGTGAGCGATGTGCCGCTTGGAGCTTTCCTCTCGGGCGGGGTGGACAGTTCGACCATTGTGGCGGCGATGACCCGCGCGGGTGATCCATCGAGCGTGAAGACCTTCACCATCGGCTTCGAGGAGAAGGGTTACGACGAAGTCGCCGAGGCGCGCGAGGTGGCCATGCTTCTGGGAATTGACCATCGCGATCGCACGCAGACGGCCGACGCCGAGAGCGTGATTCGGGCGCTGACCGTCGCGGGCGATGAGCCTCTGGCCGACACGAGTCTCATGCCAACCTGGTTCCTCTCGCAGTTCACGCGCGAGTTCGTCACGGTGAGCCTTTCGGGCGACGGTGGCGACGAACTCTTCGCCGGGTATGAGACCTACGCCGCTGATCGACTCCATCGACGCGTGCGGCACATTCCGCGGCCGCTGCTGGGAGCGCTGCGCTGGGGCGCCGAGCATCTCGTGCCCACGACGCACGGCAAGGTGAGCTTCGACTACAAGCTTCGGCAGTTCCTTGCGGGGGCGGAGCTCCCCTTCCGACGCGCTCACTGGTGGTGGCGCGTCATCTTTGGCCCGGAGTCAATGCGCTCCCTGCTTCGACCTGATCACGCGTCGCGCGTCACCGCCGAACATGGCTTCAGCGAGTTCGACCGTCACTTCCGGGAGGTCGACTCCTGCCACTGGCTGGACCAGGCGAGCTATGTGGACATCAAGACCTGGATGGTGGATGACATCCTGGTGAAGGTCGATCGCGCCACCATGGCGCACTCGCTCGAGAGCCGCGCCCCCTTCCTTGACTCGGGGCTGGTCGAGTTTGCTGCGGCGCTCCCGCCATCGATGAAGATGCGCGGCTCACGCAAGAAGCATCTGCTCAAGGAGAGTCAGCGCGGTCGCCTGCCCTCGACCATTCTTGACCGGAAGAAGAAGGGCTTCAACGCCCCGGTGAGCTCATGGTTCGACGGAGCGCTCAAGGGCTTCGTGCGCGATGCCCTGGCCGAGCCGGCCCTGCGCGAGTGGTTTGAGCCCGCGGCGATCGACACGCTGGTGCGGGAGCATGCCGATCGGATCCGCGATCACGGGCTGCGGCTGTTGTCGCTCGTGAGTTTCTCGCTCTGGTTGCGGCGGCTGAATGAGCCCCTCACCTCGCTCAGCGCCCGAACGGCAACGAAGATCGCGACAACGGCCGATGACGCAAGCATCGGGTCGAGCGCATCGGTGTAG
- a CDS encoding PLDc N-terminal domain-containing protein yields MLYTILSLIHLVLFIIAAIEIASSTKPLMHKVLWLLLIFLLPLVGLIIYFLVGRGK; encoded by the coding sequence ATGCTCTACACGATTCTCAGTCTCATCCACCTGGTGCTCTTCATCATCGCGGCGATCGAAATCGCCTCGTCGACGAAGCCGCTCATGCACAAGGTGCTGTGGCTGCTCCTGATCTTCCTGCTGCCCCTCGTCGGCCTCATCATCTACTTCCTCGTCGGGCGAGGGAAGTAG
- a CDS encoding carbamoyltransferase gives MRILGLSAYYHDSAAALVEDGRIVAAAQEERFTRKKHDPGFPRNALHYCLSEGRTTLRDIDFVVFYDKPFIKFERLVETYLAWAPRGFRSFKMAMPLWLKEKLFQKSMLEHALRDEEPSFDPAKLLFTEHHLSHAASAFYPSPFEEAVVLTLDGVGEWTTTSVGMGKGHSLVMTRELHFPHSLGLLYSAFTYYTGFKVNSGEYKVMGLAPYGEPNGARRFADLILREIIDLKEDGSFRLNQKYFNYCTGLTMTNGAFDDLFGGPARKPDKELLVQRHMDLAAAVQIVTEEVMLRLTRSLAREHDCKNLCMAGGVALNCVANGKILRDRAFKNLWIQPAAGDAGGALGAALAAYYGYADKPRTVAPVLDSMQGSYLGPRFEQADVERRLKAAGAKFEVLSDAALIDRTATALADERAVGWAQGRMEFGPRALGGRSILGDPRSASMQKTLNLRVKYRESFRPFAPSVLRERVADFFELDGDSPYMLLVADVVKSRRIPMTAEQQQLFGIDKLNVPRSDVPAITHVDYSARVQTVHAETNPRYHALLKAFEQKTGCPVLVNTSFNVRGEPIVCTPEDAFRCFMGCEIEALVVENCFLRKEDQDPALKLDYKHAFELD, from the coding sequence TTGCGCATCCTCGGACTTTCCGCCTACTACCACGACTCCGCCGCCGCACTCGTTGAGGACGGTCGCATCGTGGCCGCCGCGCAGGAGGAGCGCTTCACCCGCAAGAAGCACGACCCGGGCTTTCCTCGCAACGCCTTGCACTACTGCTTGAGCGAGGGGCGGACCACGCTGCGCGACATCGACTTCGTGGTCTTCTATGACAAGCCGTTCATCAAGTTCGAGCGGCTGGTGGAGACCTATCTCGCCTGGGCGCCAAGGGGCTTCCGCAGCTTCAAGATGGCCATGCCGCTGTGGCTCAAGGAGAAGCTCTTCCAGAAGTCGATGCTCGAACATGCCCTTCGCGACGAGGAGCCGAGTTTCGACCCCGCGAAGCTGCTCTTCACCGAGCACCACCTGAGCCACGCGGCGAGCGCGTTCTACCCGTCGCCATTCGAGGAGGCCGTGGTCCTCACGCTCGATGGCGTGGGTGAGTGGACCACCACCAGTGTCGGCATGGGCAAGGGCCACTCGCTCGTCATGACGCGCGAGCTGCACTTCCCCCACTCGCTCGGTCTTCTCTACTCCGCGTTCACCTACTACACCGGCTTCAAGGTGAACTCCGGCGAGTACAAGGTGATGGGCCTGGCGCCCTATGGAGAACCCAACGGGGCGCGGCGCTTTGCGGATCTCATCCTTCGCGAGATCATCGATCTCAAGGAGGATGGCAGCTTCCGACTGAATCAGAAGTACTTCAACTACTGCACCGGTCTGACGATGACGAACGGCGCCTTCGACGACCTCTTCGGCGGCCCGGCGCGCAAGCCCGACAAGGAGTTGCTGGTCCAGCGTCACATGGACCTGGCCGCCGCGGTGCAGATCGTGACCGAGGAGGTCATGCTTCGGCTGACGCGTTCGCTCGCCCGCGAGCATGACTGCAAGAACCTCTGCATGGCCGGAGGCGTCGCCCTCAACTGCGTCGCGAACGGCAAGATCCTTCGTGATCGCGCATTCAAGAACCTCTGGATCCAACCCGCGGCCGGAGATGCTGGCGGCGCACTCGGCGCCGCGCTCGCGGCTTACTACGGCTACGCCGACAAGCCGCGAACGGTGGCACCGGTTCTTGACTCGATGCAGGGCAGCTACCTCGGACCGCGCTTCGAGCAGGCTGATGTGGAGCGACGGCTGAAGGCCGCGGGCGCCAAGTTCGAAGTGCTCAGCGACGCGGCCCTCATCGATCGGACGGCGACGGCGCTTGCTGATGAAAGGGCCGTCGGCTGGGCGCAGGGGCGCATGGAGTTCGGTCCTCGCGCCCTCGGAGGTCGCTCGATTCTGGGCGACCCGCGGAGCGCGTCGATGCAGAAGACGCTCAACCTGCGCGTCAAGTATCGCGAGAGCTTCCGACCATTCGCCCCGAGCGTGTTGCGCGAGCGCGTCGCGGACTTCTTCGAACTCGACGGTGACAGCCCCTACATGCTGCTGGTCGCCGATGTGGTCAAGTCACGCCGCATTCCGATGACGGCGGAGCAGCAGCAGCTCTTCGGCATCGACAAGCTGAATGTGCCGCGCAGCGATGTGCCGGCCATCACCCATGTTGACTACTCGGCGCGCGTGCAGACGGTCCACGCGGAGACCAACCCGCGCTACCACGCGCTGCTCAAGGCCTTCGAGCAGAAAACCGGCTGCCCGGTGCTGGTGAACACCAGTTTCAATGTTCGAGGCGAGCCGATCGTCTGCACCCCGGAAGACGCCTTCCGCTGCTTCATGGGCTGCGAGATCGAGGCGCTGGTGGTGGAGAACTGCTTCCTCCGCAAGGAGGACCAGGACCCCGCGCTCAAGCTCGACTACAAGCACGCGTTCGAGCTCGATTGA